The proteins below come from a single Eucalyptus grandis isolate ANBG69807.140 chromosome 3, ASM1654582v1, whole genome shotgun sequence genomic window:
- the LOC120291853 gene encoding receptor kinase-like protein Xa21 produces MEKFIFIAFLDVMLASLLMFQPISCSSNFTDQVALLHFRSTIEIDPTNTIKGGNWTTEAKFCEWIGVVCNNRKQRVTALDLSHMDLQGRLSPYLGNLSFLASLDLRNNNFYGAILIEISRLRRLKELVLDVNQFEGNIPPHLARCQNLKVMSLAMNRLTGSIPREFSTFPKLQQLDLSSNDLRGQIPSFLSNISTLQVITLVNATLTGSIPLALFNRSLTSVNLMINYLSGSLPSDLCYRWRNIQILALPLNQFSGLLPETLTQCKELLTLSLAGNHFQGSIPRDIDSLQKLQKLFLGGNKLTGAIPRTIGNMSSLRILSLPTNQIGGNLPSEIGKLVNLNSMVLEENLLTGEVPKEIFNISSLQVLSLMDNSLSGSLPSSSELSLPNLEIFHLSINSLGGNIPQYISNYTSLIIFHAAFNQLSGPIPMSLGNLKNLISFAVSSNQLTGEPHCSELSFLSALSNCQSLQTLDLGENPLHGSIPKSIKNFSSSLRTLLAPDSQIRGRIPKEIGFLKRLTFLALSYNDLVGNIPSSVGGLESLQRLYLDNNHLEGPIPNEICYLTNLGELVLWQNRISGLIPNCIGNLSNLQNFLLSSNNMTSVIPVSLWSLQELIFLNLSLNSFTGGLPLEIGKMRAMNSIDLSWNQLTGTIPSSIQELESLASLNLSRNSFQGLIPQSIGNLKGLDFLDLSHNELSGTIPKSMEGLRYLQNLNLSFNKLSGAIPNGGPFGNFSALSFIGNEVLCGNAIFQVPRCKVNGKKSSRDKQLHLLYIMAPIVSPVLLVFVICLLRKHGNTGKKSSVLVENPPGIDHPMISYRELCSATNNFSESNLLREGSFSSVYKGTLANGMDVVVKVLNLHIEGALKSFDVECEVFRKIRHRNLVKVISTCTNADLRALVLQYMPNGSLEKWLYSNNYNLGLHQRVKIMVDIATSLDYLHHGQPEPIVHCDLKPSNVLLNEDLVAQVCDFGISKILAENKLETQTQTLGTIGYVAPEYGLEGKVSTKGDVYSFGILLLEVITRKKPTDEMFNADMSLRLWVGAAIPNRVLDIMDGKLISTKHEDLTLSELESIISSVLELGLECSKDLPEERMDMKTIMVKLNKIKLSLP; encoded by the exons ATGGAGAAGTTCATCTTTATTGCATTTCTTGATGTTATGTTGGCTTCCCTATTGATGTTTCAGCCCATCTCCTGTTCCAGCAATTTCACTGATCAAGTGGCTCTCCTCCACTTTAGATCAACGATTGAAATCGACCCAACAAACACGATCAAAGGTGGCAATTGGACCACTGAAGCAAAGTTTTGTGAATGGATTGGCGTCGTTTGCAACAACCGCAAGCAGAGAGTTACGGCTTTAGACCTCTCGCACATGGATCTCCAAGGAAGACTCTCTCCCTACCTAGGCAATCTTTCTTTCCTGGCTTCTCTTGATCTCCGCAACAACAACTTCTATGGCGCGATTCTAATAGAAATCAGTCGTTTACGCCGTCTAAAGGAACTTGTACTTGATGTGAACCAGTTTGAAGGAAATATTCCTCCTCACTTAGCCCGATGCCAAAACCTCAAAGTCATGTCACTTGCGATGAATAGGCTAACAGGCAGCATACCAAGAGAATTCAGCACCTTCCCTAAGTTGCAACAACTGGACCTTAGCTCAAATGACTTACGGGGTCAAATTCCAAGCTTCCTGAGCAATATATCCACATTGCAGGTCATTACATTGGTCAACGCCACTCTCACAGGTTCGATTCCATTAGCACTTTTCAATAGATCGCTCACGAGTGTCAATTTGATGATCAATTATCTCTCTGGAAGTCTTCCCTCCGATCTTTGCTACCGCTGGCGTAACATTCAGATACTTGCACTGCCTCTTAACCAATTCAGTGGCCTGCTACCAGAGACGCTAACCCAATGCAAAGAGCTTCTCACGTTGTCGTTGGCAGGCAATCATTTTCAGGGAAGCATTCCTCGAGACATAGACAGCTTGCAAAAGCTGCAAAAACTCTTTCTCGGTGGTAACAAGTTGACTGGAGCGATTCCTCGAACCATTGGCAACATGTCGAGCTTGCGCATCTTGAGCTTACCTACTAACCAGATAGGAGGTAACCTTCCGAGTGAGATTGGCAAGTTGGTCAATTTGAATTCAATGGTCCTTGAGGAAAATCTGCTAACGGGCGAAGTGCCTAAAGAGATTTTTAACATTTCTTCGCTACAAGTGCTTTCTTTGATGGACAATtcactctccggaagccttccCTCAAGTAGCGAACTAAGCCTTCCGAATTTGGAAATATTCCATCTATCAATAAATAGCCTTGGCGGAAACATCCCACAATATATTTCGAATTATACGAGCCTAATTATTTTCCATGCTGCTTTCAATCAACTTAGCGGACCGATACCCATGAGTTTGGGCAACTTGAAGAACCTCATAAGCTTCGCGGTTTCGTCAAATCAGCTCACAGGAGAGCCTCATTGTTCAGAGCTCAGTTTTCTATCTGCCTTATCAAATTGCCAATCGCTGCAAACCTTGGATCTGGGAGAAAACCCGCTTCACGGCTCCATACCAAAATCTATCAAAAACTTCTCCAGTTCCTTACGAACTCTACTCGCTCCAGATTCTCAAATAAGAGGCCGCATTCCCAAGGAAATAGGTTTCTTGAAGAGATTGACTTTTCTAGCGTTGAGCTATAACGATCTAGTTGGCAACATCCCATCATCGGTCGGAGGATTAGAAAGCTTGCAAAGGCTATATCTTGATAACAACCATCTCGAAGGACCAATCCCCAATGAGATATGCTACTTGACAAATTTAGGAGAGTTGGTGCTCTGGCAAAATAGGATATCTGGATTGATCCCGAATTGCATTGGAAACCTCAGCAATCTTCAAAACTTTCTCCTAAGTTCGAATAACATGACATCAGTTATACCGGTTAGTCTGTGGAGCCTTCAAGAACTTATCTTCCTCAATCTGTCACTCAATTCTTTCACTGGAGGACTACCACTTGAAATAGGAAAAATGAGAGCTATGAACAGCATTGATCTTTCTTGGAATCAACTTACTGGCACCATACCGAGTTCCATCCAAGAATTGGAGAGCCTTGCTTCTCTCAACTTGTCAAGGAACTCATTTCAAGGATTGATACCGCAATCAATCGGCAACCTTAAAGGGTTGGACTTCCTTGATCTCTCCCACAATGAGTTATCTGGCACAATACCTAAGTCCATGGAAGGACTTAGATATCTGCAAAATTTGAACTTGTCCTTTAACAAGCTATCAGGAGCAATTCCTAATGGTGGGCCCTTTGGAAATTTCTCAGCTCTCTCATTCATTGGGAATGAAGTACTTTGTGGAAATGCTATTTTTCAAGTCCCACGTTGCAAAGTGAATGGAAAGAAATCATCAAGGGACAAGCAGCTCCATTTACTATACATTATGGCGCCAATTGTATCACCTGTACTTTTAGTCTTTGTCATTTGCTTGCTTAGAAAGCATGGGAACACTGGCAAAAAATCTTCAGTTTTGGTGGAGAACCCGCCTGGAATTGACCACCCGATGATATCATATCGGGAGCTTTGCTCGGCTACTAACAACTTTAGCGAAAGCAATTTGCTTAGAGAGGGAAGCTTTAGCTCTGTATACAAAGGAACTCTAGCCAATGGGATGGATGTCGTAGTCAAAGTACTGAATCTCCACATTGAAGGCGCCCTAAAAAGTTTCGATGTAGAATGCGAGGTTTTCCGCAAGATCCGACACCGGAATCTAGTCAAGGTGATCAGCACCTGCACGAATGCCGATCTGAGAGCTTTGGTGCTGCAATACATGCCCAATGGGAGCTTGGAGAAGTGGCTTTACTCCAACAACTACAACTTGGGTCTCCATCAGCGAGTGAAGATAATGGTAGACATCGCTACGTCACTCGATTATCTCCACCATGGCCAACCGGAACCCATTGTGCACTGCGATTTGAAGCCTAGCAATGTTCTCCTAAACGAGGACCTAGTCGCACAAGTCTGCGACTTTGGAATCTCAAAGATTTTGGCTGAGAACAAGCTTGAAACACAAACCCAAACTCTCGGCACAATCGGATACGTTGCTCCAG AGTACGGTTTGGAAGGAAAAGTCTCGACAAAAGGAGATGTTTATAGCTTCGGCATATTGTTGTTGGAAGTGATAACCAGAAAGAAGCCAACCGATGAAATGTTCAATGCGGATATGAGCTTGAGGCTCTGGGTAGGTGCAGCGATTCCAAACAGAGTGCTTGACATCATGGATGGCAAACTCATTAGCACGAAACATGAAGATCTGACGCTTTCGGAACTCGAGAGCATAATTTCATCAGTCCTAGAGTTAGGACTAGAATGTTCAAAGGACTTGCCTGAGGAAAGAATGGACATGAAAACTATCATGGTTAAGCTCAACAAGATCAAGTTGTCACTTCCTTGA